In Candidatus Polarisedimenticolaceae bacterium, one DNA window encodes the following:
- a CDS encoding type Z 30S ribosomal protein S14 — protein sequence AKNRCNRCGRSRAYIRKFQLCRICFRNLALEGALPGVTKSSW from the coding sequence AGCGAAGAATCGCTGCAACCGGTGCGGGCGCTCGCGCGCCTACATCCGGAAGTTCCAGCTTTGCCGCATCTGCTTCCGCAACCTGGCCCTCGAGGGCGCGCTTCCGGGCGTGACCAAGTCGAGCTGGTGA